A DNA window from Arachis duranensis cultivar V14167 chromosome 3, aradu.V14167.gnm2.J7QH, whole genome shotgun sequence contains the following coding sequences:
- the LOC107480375 gene encoding ras-related protein Rab7 produces MDISHKKRTLLKVILLGDSGVGKTSLMNQYVYRKFSQHYKATIGADFVTKELQVDDKLVTLQIWDTAGQERFNSLGAAFYRGADCCVLVYDVNAHKTFDTLNNWHDEFIKQADLNDHEAFPFVLLGNKVDVDGGNSRKVTEKKAREWCASRGNLPYFETSAKEGYNVEEAFLNVAKIASENEHTQDIYFPGISETVSEAEQRGGCAC; encoded by the exons ATGGACATTTCCCACAAGAAGAGAACCTTGCTTAAGGTCATACTCCTTGGTGATAGTGG GGTTGGGAAGACTTCTTTGATGAACCA gTACGTTTATAGAAAATTCAGCCAGCATTATAAAGCCACAATTGGTGCTGATTTTGTCACAAAGGAGCTACAAGTAGATGATAAACTCGTCACTTTACAG ATTTGGGATACAGCAGGACAAGAAAGGTTCAATAGTTTAGGTGCTGCATTTTATAGAGGTGCAGATTGTTGTGTTTTGGTGTATGATGTAAATGCACACAAGACATTTGACACACTAAACAATTGGCATGATGAGTTCATTAAGCAG GCAGATTTGAATGATCATGAAGCATTTCCCTTTGTGTTACTTGGGAACAAGGTTGATGTAGATGGTGGGAACAGTAGAAAG GTGACTGAGAAGAAAGCTAGGGAATGGTGTGCTTCTAGAGGGAACCTACCATACTTTGAAACCTCTGCCAAAGAAGGATACAATGTTGAAGAGGCATTTTTAAACGTAGCAAAAATTGCATCAGAAAACGAGCACACACAAGACAT TTATTTTCCCGGAATATCTGAAACTGTTTCGGAAGCAGAACAAAGAGGTGGCTGTGCatgctga